The following nucleotide sequence is from Archangium lipolyticum.
ACCGCGGGCGCGCTTGATGGCCGTGGCGATCTCGCGCTGGTGCTTGGCGCAGTTGCCCGAGATGCGGCGGGGGATGATCTTGCCGCGCTCGGTCACGAAGTACTTCAGGGTCGACTGATCCTTGAAGTCCACCTTCGCGTTCTTCTCCGCGCAGAAGCGGCAGACCTTCTTGCGGCCGAAGCCACGTCCACCACGCTTCTCGTCATCACCACCGGCGCCACCACGGCCGCCGCCGTCCCTGTCGCCCCTGTCCCTGTCCCTGTCCCTGTCGCCGCCGCGGGGAGCGTTCCTGTCATTACCGATCATGAGTGTTCTCTCTTCTCTGGAATGGGTCCGTAGAAGACACCCGGGAAGGCTCAGGCCTCCTCGGTGGCCTCCTCATCAGCCGACTCGGGCAGGTCCTCGGCCACCACGCGCTCGACGGGCGCGGCACCAGGACGCGTCTCCTCGACGTCACCCGCCAGCTTCAGGTCCTCGAGCACCGGACGGGTCTCGGGATCCACCTCGTCCGCCAGCTTCACGGACAGGAAGCGCGTCACCTCGTCGAAGTTGCGGAGGTTGCGCTCCACCTCGGCCACCAGCCGGGTGTGGCCCAGGTAGCTGGCGTGCACGTAGATGGCGCGCGGCTGCTTGGCGATGGGGTACAGCGTCTTCTTCTTGCCCCACACCGTGAAGCGGAGGACCTTGCCACCCTCACGGCCCACGATGCCGCGAACGCGCTCCTTGAGCTTGTCCACGTTGTCGTCGGTGAGGTCCGGCTTGACCAGGAAGATGGTCTCGTACTCACGAAGCCGCTTGGCGGCCTGCGTCTCAGCCATGTTTCTCTCCCCTTGGGGTTGAGTGCCCCCCGGTTGCCCGGAGAGCGGGGAAACGGTTCGGACGGTCCAAGGGGGATCGTCCGCCGGGAACGGGAAAACCGCGCGCCCGTCGCCCTCGCGCTTCGTCCCGGATGCACGCACCCGGGATGATGGAAAAGAACATCTCCGCCCCCCTCGTGACTTCCCGGAGGGCGGGGAAGGGGCCTTCTACGGGGGGCCAGACCCCGAGTCAAGGCGCCCGCTTGTTGTACCGGTTCATCGCCGTCGCCAGGCCGTCACGCACCCAGGTGTCGGCCGCGTCCGCCGCCTGGGCGATCAAATCGTCCAGCTGCCGGCGCTCGCCGTCATCGAAGTTGGACAGCACGTACCCGGCCACCCGGTCCTTGGCGTTGGGGCCCTGCGGCTTGCCGATGCCGAAGCGCAGCCGGATGAAGCCGTCCGCTCCCAGGCTGGACACGCTGCTCTTCAGCCCGTTGTGGCCTCCGCTGCCCCCGCCCGCCTTCAACTGCAGCCGCCCGAAGGGCAGATCCAACTCGTCGTGGATGACGAGGATGTCCTCCACCGCCACCTTGTAGAAGCGCGCCGCCTCGGCCAGCGAGCGGCCGGACAGGTTCATGTAGGTCTGCGGCTCGAGGAAGAGGACCTTCTCGCCCCCCAGGGTGCCCTGGCCCACCCGGGCCTGGAACTTCTCCTGGTTGAGCTCGGCGCGGGCGCGCGACAGCAGCGCCTCCACCACCATGAATCCGATGTTGTGCCGGTGCCGCTCGTACTCGCGCCCGGGATTGCCCAGTCCACAAATGAGCTTCATGGCGACGCTCCTCTAGAAAAGGGACGGGGCTGGCCCTTTTTCCGGACCAGCCCCGCGCGTACGGCAGGAGGACGCGATTACTTCTTCGCGCCCGCCGCCGGCTTGGCCGCGGCGCCCGCCGCCGGCTTGGCCGCCGCACCCGCCGCCGGCTTGGCCGCAGCGGCCGCCGGAGCAGCAGCAGCCGCCGCCGCCGGAGCCGCCTCGACCGCGCCCTCGGGCGCGCTGATGACGGCCAGCGTGTAGTTCACGTTCGTCTTCACCGTGATGCCCTCGGGCAGCTTCACATCGTTGATGTGGAGCGCCTGGGCGATCTTCAGCGGCGTCACGTCCACCTCGATCTTCTCGGGGATGGAGCGCGGCTTGGCCCAGACCTCGATCTCACGGCGGATCTGCGTGAGCAGACCACCCTCGGCCACGCCCTCGGCCTTGCCGGTGAGCACCACGGGCACGTTCACCTTCACCTGCTCGTCCTCGCGGACGGCGATGAAGTCCACGTGGAGGATCTCACGCGTGACCGGATCCTGCTGGTAGTCCTTGAAGAGGACCTGCTGCTCGGCACCCACGCCCTTGAGGGTGATGAGGGTGTTGAACTTGTGCGGGGTGTTGATGGCCTGGCGCACGGACTTCGGGTCGACGGCGACGCTGATCGGCTTCTCCAGGTGCTTGCCGTAGACGACGGCGGGCACCAGGCCCTGGGCGCGCAGACGGCGCGCGGCGCCCTTGCCAGCGCCCTCACGGGCCTTCACCTCGAGCGTGCTCTTGTCGATGGACATGGATCTTCCTCGGTGGGGACTGCGATGTGACCCCGCCGGAGCCCCGGCGCCTCTGGCATCCCGCCCCCGTGGCGGGCCCCGAGACGGCGCCTTCTGGAAGAAGAGGGCCGGCGTGGTGGTGGGTGCGACATGCCAGCGCGAGCGGACAGAGTCAAGCCGCCCGGCGGACAGGGGAGCGCTTCTGCGCCTAGACGAAGAGGGAGCTGAGCGAGTCGGCGCGGTGGATGCGGGCGATGGCCTCACCGAAGAGGCGCTCGGTGGTGAGCACGCGCATCTTGCCGCTGGCCTGGGCGGCGGGCGACAGGGGCACCGTGTCCGTGAAGACGACCTCTTCCAGGGTGGAGTCCTGGATGCGCTGGATGGCGGGCCCGGAGAGGATGGGGTGGACGGCGTAGGCCATCACCCGGCGCGCGCCCCGGTCCTTCAGGGCGGCGGCCGCCTGGGTGAGCGTGCCCGCGGTGTCCACCATGTCGTCCACCAGCACCGCGTCCTTGCCGTTCACATCGCCGATGAGGTTCATCACCTCGGAGGCGTTGGGACGCGGCCGGCGCTTGTCGATGATGGCCAGGCCGCAGTTGAGCCGCTTGGAGTAGGCGCGCGCGCGCTCCACGCCGCCCGCGTCCGGCGAGACGATGACCAGGTCCTGCGAGTCGGGGAACTTCTTGCGCAGGTCGTCCAGGAAGACCGGCGAGGCGTAGAGGTGATCCGAGGGGATGTTGAAGAAGCCCTGGATCTGCCCGGCGTGCATGTCCATGGACACCACGCGCGTGGCGCCGGCCACCTCCAGCAGATCCGCGATCAGCTTGGCGGTGATGGGCGTGCGCGGGGCCACCTTCCGGTCCTGCCGGGCATACCCGTAGTAGGGGATGACGGCGTTGATGGAGCCGGCGCTCGCGCGCTTGAGCGCGTCGCACATGATGAGCAGCTCCATCAGGTGGTCATTGGCCGGCGGGCACGTGGACTGGACGATGAAGATGTCCAGGCCGCGGACGTTCTCACCGACCTCCACGTGGATTTCCCCGTCGGAGAAGCGGCCTACCGTCGCCTTCCCCAAGGGGCGCTTGAGGTAGTCGCAGATGCGGTGGGCCAGACCCGGGTTGGAGCTCCCGGTGAACACCTTGAAGTCGCGCGGCTGCTGCATGGGCGCGCTACTAGCGCGCCCCGTGCCGGAAGGGAAGAGGCTTGAGCGCCGCCGCTCGGGCCGTGCTCAGTCGTGCTCAGCCACCTGGAAGACGGTCGCTCCCCCGGCGGCTGTCTGCAGGTGCCGCTCGTACTCCATGAGGATGGTCCGCTCCATCTGGTTGCGCGTGTCCGCGTTGAGCGGATGGGCGATGTCCTTGTACGTCCCGTCCTTCCGCCGTTTGGCCGGCATGGCGATGAAGAGGCCGGAAGCTCCGTGAATGACCTTCAAATCCCGGATCACGAAGCAGTGGTCCAGGGTGATGGTCACGTACGCCTTCAGCTTATCCTCTTCAACCGGGTACACCTTGACGTCGGTGATGTTCATGGTCCCCCCAAGACCCTTGAGGTACGAGCTGGGGGGCGAGACTGGGACAGACCGACCCGGAAAATCAAGCCTGTCGGGGCTTCTCGTGTCTCAACCGATGCCTCGCTGACAGACATGGGCCAGGAAGGCGAGGTGGTACACGTCGATGACGCAGTAGAGCGCCGCGCCCGCCTGGATGGCCCGCTGGCTGATTCTCAGCGAACGGTGCAGGCACAGCAGCGTCAGCCCCAGGCTGACGATCGTCACCTTGACGGTCATGAAGGCCAGGGGCGAGTGCTCGTAGGCCACCCGCATCAGCGGATTGAGCTCCTCGGCCACATCCAGCTGTAAAAAGGTGAGGGTGAAGAGCCCATCCAGCAGGTTGAGCACCAGCAGCAGCACCGCCGCCGGAGTGATGTGGAAGGAAGCTCCCTCGATCCCCGCCCCGTGAGTCGCCTGCGTCGCCGCCACCCGGACCTCCCCGTTGGTATCCGGGGCAGGGGCTCTTCAAGATGCTTGCCAGCGCTGGAATGGAACGGCCGTTCCCCGCGCGGGCCGGGCGGGGGATGGGGTGGGGATTTTGGAAAGTTGACGTGCCAGGGGGGGCATGTCAGAGGAAACCCGCGCTCCCGCACAGCCCCCGACGAGCCTTCGCGTGCAACAATTCCCCAAAGACATCGGGTGGATAGAGGTCATCTGCGGCTCGATGTTCTCCGGCAAGACCGAGGAGCTCATCCGGCGCATCAAGCGTGCGGTTTACGGCAAGCAGGACGTCCAGGTCTTCAAGCCGAAATTGGACAACCGCTACGACGAGACGCAGGTGGTGAGCCACTCACAGTTGAAATTGACGTCCATACCGATTGAACGGGCTGAAGAAATTTTCCTTCACCTGGAGCCCCAGACCCAGGTGGTGGGCATCGACGAGGTGCAGTTCTTCGGCGCCGAGGTGGTGGCGGTCTGTGATGCACTGGCCAACAAGGGCCTGCGCGTCATCGCCGCGGGGCTGGACCAGGACTACCAGGGCCGTCCCTTCGAGCCGATGCCCCAGCTGCTGGCGATCGCCGAGTACGTGACGAAGCAACTGGCCATCTGCGTGGTGTGTGGCAATCCGGCCAACCGCTCGCAGCGCCTGGTGGACCGGGGCGAGCGCGTGGTGGTGGGCGCCGCCGGAGCCTACGAGGCGCGCTGCCGCAAGTGCCACCAGCCGGAGCCCGCCGAGGCCACTCCGCCCCCCCAGACGATGAAGCTGTTCTGAGACCGAGGAGTCCGGACCATGCGTGACACCCTCTACGCCAACGTCCCCTTCCAGTTGAGCGAGATGCCCCACCGGTACGGACCCAACGTCCACCTGGTGGGCAACCCGTTCCTGCTCTCGCAGCTGGCGAAGCTGTGCTCCAAGGCCACCCTGCAGCCGGAGATCAACCGGCTGGTGGCGCTGCTCTACACGGACCTGGTGAAGACGGTCATCAACGCGGAGTTCCCGCGCAAGATGGTGGCCCTGCCCACCCGGATGATCGACCACACGCCCCAGGGCATCTACCAGGGCGAGGTCATCGATCCGGCCGTGCGCGCGGTGACGGTGAACATCGCCCGCGCCGGCACGCTGCCCTCCCAGGTGACGTACGACCTGCTCAACACCACGGTGGACCCGGTGCTGGTGCGGCAGGACCACATCATCATGAGCCGGATGATCGACGCCAAGGAGACGGTGGTGGGGTCGAACATCGGCGGGGCCAAGATTGGCGGGGACATCGACGACGCCATCGTCCTGTTCCCCGACCCCATGGGCGCCACCGGCGGCAGCCTCTGCACCGCCGTGTCCATGTACAAGGAGAAGGTGCCCGGCACGCCCCGGCGCATCCTCAGCCTCAACCTGATCGTCACCCCCGAGTTCCTGCGGAGGATTTCCCGCGAGCACCCGGATGTGGTGGTGTACGCGCTGCGTCTGGACCGCGGGCTCTCTCCACCGGAGGTGTTCGGCACCATCCCCGGCGAGCTGTGGGAGAAGGAGCGCGGGCTGGATGACCGGCAGTACATCGTCCCCGGCGGCGGCGGCTTCGGGGAGATCATGAACAACGCGTACGTGTAGAGGTAGCACCGTGGCTTTCTACGAGCAGGACGTCGGCATCCACATCGATGAGCAGAAGCTTCAGGCCCGCGTGCGTGAGCTGGGCGCGCAGATCACCCGCGACTACCAGGGCAAGGACCTGACGCTCATCTGCGTGCTGAAGGGTTCGGCGTACTTCGCCATGGACCTGTCGCGCGCCATCGATCTGCCGCTGACGATCGAGTTCCTCGGGGTGTCCTCGTACCAGGGCGGCACCGAGACGACGGGCGAGGTGCGCATCACCACCGACGTGAGCAAGCCCATGGCGGGCAAGCACCTGCTCGTCATCGAGGACATCATCGATACCGGGCTCACCATGAGCTTCCTGCTGGAGAACCTGCGCGCCCGCCACCCGGCGTCGCTCAAGGTGGCCACGCTGCTGGAGAAGCCGGCGCGCGCCCGCGCCCAGGTGCCCATCGACTACAAGGGCTTCGTCATCGATGACGTCTTCGTGGTGGGCTACGGCCTCGACTACGCCGAGCGCTACCGCAACCTTCCCTTCATCGGCGTGATGAAGGGCAAGTAGGCCCGGCTGGTCTCCGGCCCGACGGCCGGAGCTCCGTGCGTCGCCTTGCGCCGACGCCTGCTCCTCCCCATGGTCTGACCCATGCGACGCGCGAGGGTCCATCCAGGGGAGGGGCCTTGTTAGCCGCTCCCTCTCTGCGCCCGCCGTTCCGGTTCTCCTTCCTGTCCAGACGCCGCCGCTACCCGGTCCGGCGTCAGGTCGAGGAGTCCGACTGCGGCCCGGCCTGTCTGGAGATGATCTCCGCCTTTCATGGGGCGGAGCACGCCCAGGCCGTGCTTCGCGAGTTCCTGCACGTGCGGGCTCCGGGCACCACCCTGTTGGACATCGCCCGGGTGGCGGAGCGGATGGGGTTCCGCGCTCGCGGTGTCCACGTGGAGGACCCGGAGGACCTGACCGACGAGGAGGGCCGGGCCCTGCTGCCCGCCATCGCCCACTGGGAGGGCAACCACTTCGTCGTCCTCTATGAGGTGGATGCCCGCCACGCCGTCGTGGGGGACCCCGCCCAGGGTCTGCGGCGAATCCCTCGCGCCGAGCTGCCCCGGCACTGGAACGGTGTCCTCCTGCTGCTCGAGCCCACCGCGGTCCTCCATGCGCCTCGCGTGGGGCCGGACGTGCCCGTGCGCCGCTCCTCCGCCCTGCGCCGCTTCGGCCAGGGACTGCTGCGCTACCGCTCACTGCTGGCGCAGATCGTCCTCGCCACGCTCCTCCTTCAGGGTCTGGCGCTCGCGCAGCCCTTCCTCGTCCAGGGGCTGGTGGACAAGGCCGTGGGCCAGCGGAACGTGTCCCTGCTCACCGCCATCGGCGTGGGTCTGGCCGTGCTGTTGCTCGGGCAGGTGGCCGTCACCGCCGCCCGGGGTGCGGCCCTCTTCCTGCTCTCCGGCAGCTACTCGATGCTGCTGCTCACCCGCTTCTGGAAGCAGCTGTTGTCCCTGCCCCTGTCCTTCTTCGCCCGGCGCCACCGGGGAGATCTGCTCAAGCGCCTCGAGGACCACCAGCGCATCCGCCGCGTCCTCCAGGGCGCCGCCGCCTCCGTGCTGCTCGACCTCTTCCTGCTCGGGGGCTACGGCGTGGTGCTGCTCCTCTACGACACCACCGTCTTCCTCTTCTTCCTCGGCAGCGCGCTCCTCTACGCGGGCTGGACGCTGGTGCTGATGCCGCGCCGCGGCCGCCTCGACGCCGAGCGCTTCCGCGTGGGCTCCGAGGCCAGCCGCCTGGAGCTCCAGATGATCGGCGGCATCCAGACCCTCAAGGCCTCCGCCGCCGAGCCCCAGATGCGCGCCGCCTGGGAGCGTCTCCAGGCCCGTGACTTCGCCGCGAGCCGCCGCCTCTGGCTCCTCGACACCCTCCACCAGGGCGGCACCCTCTTCATCAACCAGGCCATGTACCTGGGCATCCTCCTCTACGAGGCCTGGCTCGTCCTCCAGGGGCGCCTGTCACTCGGCCAGCTCGTGGCCACCCTCGCCATCCTCGCCCTCGTGCTCACCCCGTTGCAGAACCTCGTCTCCTTCCTGCACGACCTCCAGGACGTGGCCCTCTCCCTGCGCCGCGTGGACGTCATCTACGAGGCCGAGCCCGAGCCCTCCGGTCCCGCGACACCCGGCGCCGCCGCGATGTCCGCGCACGCTCCGGAGATCCGCCTCGAGCACGTCTCCTTCCGCTACGGCCCGCCCGACGCGCCTCCCATCCTGGACGACGTGAGCTTCACCCTCCCCGCCGGGAAGATGACCGCCATCGTGGGCCGCTCCGGCGCCGGGAAGACGACGCTCGCCCACCTGCTGCACGGCCTCTACCGTCCTCAACAGGGACGCATCCTCTACGACGGTGTCCCGCTCGAGGCGCTCGACTCCGCGCACCTGCGCCGCTCGGTGGCCTACGTCTTCCAGAAGACGGACATCTTCGACGGCACGCTCGCGGAGAACATCGCCCTGGGCGACGAGCGGCCCGACCCCGAGCGGCTGCTGCACGCCGCCCGCACCGCGTGCCTGGATGATCTGCTCGCGCTGCCCAACGGCCTGTCCACCCGCATTGGCGAGTCCGGCATCCGCCTCTCCGGCGGCGAGGAACAGCGCCTTCAGCTCGCGCGCGCCATCTACCGCAACCCCCGCGTGCTCTTCCTCGACGAGGCCACGAGCCACCTGGATGCCTCCACCGAGCGCGCCATCACCCTCTCGCTCCAGCGCGAGTCGGCCGGGCGCACCGTGGTGGTGGTGGCGCACCGGCTCTCCACCGTGCGCCGGGCGGACCTCATCGTCGTGCTCGAGCGCGGGCGGGTGGTGGAGCAGGGCACTCACGAGGAGTTGCTGGCTCGCGAGGGCGGGCACTACCGCGCGCTCGTGGAGAACCAGATGGAGGGTTGAATGACGCCGAGGCTGGAAGAAGAGGAGGACCCGACGCTCACCGAGGAGCTGCGCGCCGTCATGCGCCCCCGCTCCGGGAAGGGTCTCCCCGTGCTCGTGCTGTTGGCCGTGGCGCTGGGGGTGATGGCGCTCGTGGCCTCACGCACGGTGCTCGCGGGGCTGTGGAACTGAGAGGGGTGGACCGGCGGGGCCTGGATGGCCCCACCGGTCCGGGTGCTTCGGAGCGTGCCTAACAGGCCTGGCACCCTGGGGGCTCTTCGCCGCAGGCGAAGGTGGTGATGTCCGGGCACTGCGGTTTCGCCGATGGTGGCGCCGCTCCGGTGCCTCCTTCGATGCGGGCCAGGTCCTGCACGAACAGCTCCTTGATCTTCTTGACCTTCTTCTCCTTCTTCTGCTCCATGACGTCCTCCATGAGGTCAAGGCCCCGGAAGCCTGCCTCCCGGGGTCAACAGGCCCAGGGGGGCCTGCCTCAGAGAGAACGGTCGTCGGCTGGTCTCCACTCCGAGAGATGTCTGGAGGGTTTCCTCGTCCAGCCGCTCGGTCCTCGTGATGACGGGCGTCAGGCGGCTCGTGGCTTCAGGAGGCAGCCGAGCGGGCGCTCCTGGCCAATGTCCGGACGAGGTGGCCGAGGATGTCCGTGCCCGCCCGCGCGTCGAAGCCGAGGAACATCGGCGACGCGTTGAGCTCCAGGAAGCGCAGCGTGCCCCGGGCATCACGCTTGAGGTCCATCCCCGTCCAGCGCAGGCCCACCACCTCCGTGGCCCTCAGGCACTGACGCGCCACCTCGGGCGGCAGCTCGAAGGCGTCGATGCGCTCCTCGTTCTGCCGGAAGTCGAGCGCGCTCGAGAGGATGCGCAGGCTCGCGATGATCTTCCCGTCGAGCACGTAGACGCGCACGTCCTCCCCGGGCATCAGCTCCTGGAAGGTGACGGGCGCGGACTCCAGCGCGCCGAGCCGTGCGTCGGTGAGATCCTCGGGCCCCAGCTCCCGGGTGGCCGCGCCGCCCTCGACGGGCTTGTACGCCACGCGCTGGCCCGCGGCGAAGCGGCGCACCGCCTCCGGCTCGTTCGTCCAGAGTGTCCTCGGCACCGGTAGCCCCGCGTGCGCCAGGAGCGCGAGCTGCACCGGCTTGGGCGTGCGCCAGTCCGCGGCGAGCGGGTTGTAGATGGGCACGCCCATCGCCTCCCAGCGGCCCACGAGCCCCCGGAGCAGTGTCGTCTTCTCCCGGAAGGCCACGAGCGTGGTGCGCCAGTCCTCTTCCATGGCCTCCCGTGCGTCCACGCCGAAGGTGATCGGATGGGAGTGGTAGCCGCGCAGGTAGACGGCGCCGGGCCGTTCGAGGCGCTGGCCGTCCAGGGAGATGCTCTCGAGGTCATCCGTCAGCGACAGGCGCGTCTCCTGCGGGAAGGCCAGGGTGTCCACCACGATGGCCTGTACTCCCTCCGCTTCGAGCCGCCGTGCCACCTCCGAGACGTGCGCGTCATCGCGGGAGCCCACGAGCAGCACGGGGCGGGTCTTCGAGCGGGTCGTCATGGGGCAGGCGCTCCTTCCTGGGTGGAACCGGCGCGGACCGCCGGGGGCGTGAGGAGTTCGAGTACGGCCGACTGGTCCAGCCAGGTCGCGACGTGGGCCAGGGGCGCCTCGCAGGGGTGGCCATCGAGGAACAAGGAGGGAAGGCCCCGGGCGTGGCGCCGCTTGAGCTCCGCGGCCGCGCGCACCCGGGCTCGGGCGGTGTCCCGTACGTCCTCGAGCTCCGCGCTGTCCCGCTCCGCATAGGCGGCCACGAGTGCCAGCGGCTCCCCGGCCCGTCGCAGGCGCGCGTAGTCCTGTTTCGCCGCGCGGAAGAGCTGGAGGAAGACCGGGCCACCCCAGGCCACTCCGGCCGCCGCGAGCGCCTCGCATGCCGCCTCGTCTCTCGGGTCGTCCGGATCCATCGGCGCGAGGGCGAGGTGGACGCGCACCTGCTCTCCGTGCCGAGCCACCAGTGCCTCTACTTCCTCCAAGACGGGGCCGCAGTGGCCACAGGCGGGGTGCGCGAGCACGACGAGCACGTGTGGTGCATCCGCCTCTCCCAGCCTCGGGCCGAGGGACGCACCCTCCAGCGGCAGCCTCGGTTCCATCGAGAGCCGCGCGAGCGTGGCCAGTGGCGAGTCCAGCAATCGCGCGTGCTCCCGGAGGCGGTGGGCGTCCTCCTCTCCGGTGGAGAGGTGGGGAACCGTGGAGGACAGCAGCAACCCGAGGAAGAGCAGCAGCAGGAGGGTGGCGGGGAGCCACCCGGGAGGCGGGACGGGCCGCGCGGGCCACATGCCGAAGAGGAAGAGGGCCGCGCCGGTGAAGTCCACCGTGTGCACCACCATGCAGAGGGTGCAGAAGCGCCGCATCCGCACCTGTGCCACCACCAGCAGCGCGGAGAGGGGCAGGGTGGGGAGGAAGGCCGCGCCAACGAGCCACGCGGGCGCCGGTCCGCCTCCGAGCGCGGTGGTGCAGAGCAGCAGCAGCAGGGCGCCGAACCAGGCCGTGCCCAGTCCGGCCAGCGGCACTCCCGCGGGGCGGGCCCATTCGGAGAGCAGGACGCTCTCGCAGTCGATGGGGCCTCCACTTCCGCAGAGCAGGGAGGCCTTGCCGCCCCGTGTCCACGAGAGCGCCGCCAGCGCCGCCACGAGTCCCACTCCCGAGAGCACGGCCAGCCCCGCGGTGGGGAGGCGCAACCCGGCGGGCTGGGCGAGGACGGCCAGCACGAGCAGCACCCCCAGCAACGTGGCCAGTCCCACGCGCATCCAGGGCGAGGCGGAGGGCCCGGCGAGGGACGTGCCCGGCTTCCACTCCTCGAGGAGCCATTCCCGCGCACGGTGCCGGAGGTAGCCCGGCTCGGGGTCGCCAGCGCCGCTCCGCTCCAGGAAGACCACCACTCCCGACCAGAGCGTGGCGAGCGTGTCACGCTCCACCTCGCGGCTACCCTGGATGCTGTCCCAGATGCGGAAGGAGCCGGGAGCCCCGGCGGTGGGCGGGCTCACCGCCTCGAGCAGCCCGAAGCCGGTCCGTGCTCCGGACTGGAAATGGAGGAGGGCGGGCAACTCGTCCGCGTCCAGCTCGTCGAGCGTCTCCAGGTCGCCCTGGCCCGCCGTGGCCTTCAGCCCGAGCGAGGAGGCCCCTTGCACCAGTGCCAGCAGGGAGCCCGGCCGCTCGTGGTGGCCGAGAACCTGACGCACGTGCGTGCGGGAGTAGCGCAGGCCCAGGCGCCGGGCCGCTTCGGCGAGGACCTCCGCCGGACCATCACTGGGGACACCGGGAGCACGGAGCATCGGAACGCGCGCGAAGGTAGGGCGCGTGCTCCCATGCGGCAGGGGGTGAGGGGCCAGGAAATGCGCTTTTGATGGAGTCGACTATATTTGGTGTCTTACCTTTGACTACCTTCGATGTAGTCGACTACATCAATGGCTCCCCCGCGGCCCGGTAGGTCTCAGCTTCGCGAGCGCGAGGAGGTCTTCTTCGCGGCGGTGGAAGTGGAGCGCGAGCGGGCGGGAGCCTTCTTCGCCGCCGTCTTCTTCGTGGCGGGCTTCTTCGTGGCGGCCGGCGTGGACTTCCGGGCCGGCGCGCTCTTGGTCTTGCCGGGAGCAGCCTCCTGCCCACCCTCGAGCAGCGCCGCGAGCTTCTTCGGGGCCACGGCGCGGTAGCTCTCGGCGAGCCACTGGCGCAGCAGCTCGAGCGGGGGCGTGTCGCGCGCGCCGAACAGGGCGGACACCCAGCCGCTCTTGCCGAGCCCGTACCCGGTCGGCGTCGCGAAGGGCATCATCAGCGCCGCGCTGTTCGACTGCGGCAGCTTGACGGAGAGCGACAGTCCCTCGGCCGTGAGCGTCAGGAAGACGAAGGCCTTGCCCTTCACCTTGAGCGTCCGGTGCCCCCAGGGGAAGTCCTCGGTGACCTCCGGGTAGCCCATGCCCGTCTCCCGCAGGGCCATCTCGAAGGGCTCGAGTCTCTTCATCTCGGGGGGGACCGGGGTCATCGTCATGCGGCGTCTCCTCGTGGGGGCCGCAGGTATACCGCACCGGGGAGCGGATTCAGCGTGCCGTGCCCGTCCCCTCGGGGCGCTGCTGCGTCTGGCTGTCGGTGGTCTGTACCCCCTGCTCCTGCCGCGGTGCCGCCGGCGCCGGCTGTGTCCCGGGTGCCTGGGGTTGCGCCGCCTGCTGTCCCTCGGGAGCCGGTGGGGGGATGGGCGTCTCGCCCAGGCTGCCATCCACGGCCCGCAGGGCCTTGTCCAGCGCCTGGGCCGCCGGTCCCACCGTGGTGAGCAGCTGGTTGGCCCGCTG
It contains:
- a CDS encoding thymidine kinase, which gives rise to MQQFPKDIGWIEVICGSMFSGKTEELIRRIKRAVYGKQDVQVFKPKLDNRYDETQVVSHSQLKLTSIPIERAEEIFLHLEPQTQVVGIDEVQFFGAEVVAVCDALANKGLRVIAAGLDQDYQGRPFEPMPQLLAIAEYVTKQLAICVVCGNPANRSQRLVDRGERVVVGAAGAYEARCRKCHQPEPAEATPPPQTMKLF
- the hpt gene encoding hypoxanthine phosphoribosyltransferase; the encoded protein is MAFYEQDVGIHIDEQKLQARVRELGAQITRDYQGKDLTLICVLKGSAYFAMDLSRAIDLPLTIEFLGVSSYQGGTETTGEVRITTDVSKPMAGKHLLVIEDIIDTGLTMSFLLENLRARHPASLKVATLLEKPARARAQVPIDYKGFVIDDVFVVGYGLDYAERYRNLPFIGVMKGK
- a CDS encoding ribose-phosphate pyrophosphokinase; this translates as MQQPRDFKVFTGSSNPGLAHRICDYLKRPLGKATVGRFSDGEIHVEVGENVRGLDIFIVQSTCPPANDHLMELLIMCDALKRASAGSINAVIPYYGYARQDRKVAPRTPITAKLIADLLEVAGATRVVSMDMHAGQIQGFFNIPSDHLYASPVFLDDLRKKFPDSQDLVIVSPDAGGVERARAYSKRLNCGLAIIDKRRPRPNASEVMNLIGDVNGKDAVLVDDMVDTAGTLTQAAAALKDRGARRVMAYAVHPILSGPAIQRIQDSTLEEVVFTDTVPLSPAAQASGKMRVLTTERLFGEAIARIHRADSLSSLFV
- a CDS encoding 50S ribosomal protein L25/general stress protein Ctc, encoding MSIDKSTLEVKAREGAGKGAARRLRAQGLVPAVVYGKHLEKPISVAVDPKSVRQAINTPHKFNTLITLKGVGAEQQVLFKDYQQDPVTREILHVDFIAVREDEQVKVNVPVVLTGKAEGVAEGGLLTQIRREIEVWAKPRSIPEKIEVDVTPLKIAQALHINDVKLPEGITVKTNVNYTLAVISAPEGAVEAAPAAAAAAAPAAAAAKPAAGAAAKPAAGAAAKPAAGAKK
- the rpsR gene encoding 30S ribosomal protein S18; this encodes MIGNDRNAPRGGDRDRDRDRGDRDGGGRGGAGGDDEKRGGRGFGRKKVCRFCAEKNAKVDFKDQSTLKYFVTERGKIIPRRISGNCAKHQREIATAIKRARGLAMLPYNAMVG
- the rpsF gene encoding 30S ribosomal protein S6, translating into MAETQAAKRLREYETIFLVKPDLTDDNVDKLKERVRGIVGREGGKVLRFTVWGKKKTLYPIAKQPRAIYVHASYLGHTRLVAEVERNLRNFDEVTRFLSVKLADEVDPETRPVLEDLKLAGDVEETRPGAAPVERVVAEDLPESADEEATEEA
- the pth gene encoding aminoacyl-tRNA hydrolase — protein: MKLICGLGNPGREYERHRHNIGFMVVEALLSRARAELNQEKFQARVGQGTLGGEKVLFLEPQTYMNLSGRSLAEAARFYKVAVEDILVIHDELDLPFGRLQLKAGGGSGGHNGLKSSVSSLGADGFIRLRFGIGKPQGPNAKDRVAGYVLSNFDDGERRQLDDLIAQAADAADTWVRDGLATAMNRYNKRAP
- the spoVG gene encoding septation regulator SpoVG, which encodes MNITDVKVYPVEEDKLKAYVTITLDHCFVIRDLKVIHGASGLFIAMPAKRRKDGTYKDIAHPLNADTRNQMERTILMEYERHLQTAAGGATVFQVAEHD
- a CDS encoding uracil phosphoribosyltransferase, with product MRDTLYANVPFQLSEMPHRYGPNVHLVGNPFLLSQLAKLCSKATLQPEINRLVALLYTDLVKTVINAEFPRKMVALPTRMIDHTPQGIYQGEVIDPAVRAVTVNIARAGTLPSQVTYDLLNTTVDPVLVRQDHIIMSRMIDAKETVVGSNIGGAKIGGDIDDAIVLFPDPMGATGGSLCTAVSMYKEKVPGTPRRILSLNLIVTPEFLRRISREHPDVVVYALRLDRGLSPPEVFGTIPGELWEKERGLDDRQYIVPGGGGFGEIMNNAYV
- a CDS encoding DUF5658 family protein, encoding MAATQATHGAGIEGASFHITPAAVLLLVLNLLDGLFTLTFLQLDVAEELNPLMRVAYEHSPLAFMTVKVTIVSLGLTLLCLHRSLRISQRAIQAGAALYCVIDVYHLAFLAHVCQRGIG